A DNA window from Macadamia integrifolia cultivar HAES 741 chromosome 4, SCU_Mint_v3, whole genome shotgun sequence contains the following coding sequences:
- the LOC122075781 gene encoding UDP-glycosyltransferase 74F2-like: MEKEKRACRGHVLVLPYPTQGHINPTLQFSKRLVSKGLKATLAVTIFISKSMKSESSSVSIETISDGFDDGGFAKADSIETYLSCLQERGSQTLTELIKKQSDSGYPVNCLVYDSFLPWVLDVAKDFGLISAVFFTQSCAVDNIYCHVQRGVLTIPPPADRSTFSVPGLPPLQLQDLPSFLYVVGYCPGYAAMVVNQFSNIDEVDWVLVNTFDKLENEVVDWMAKLWRLRTIGPTIPSMYLDKRIEDDKDYNVNLFNPNTSMCMNWLNDRVSGTVVYVSFGSLANLGVEQMEELAEGLKRSNSYILWVVRASERDKLSNQFVDEASDKRLVVTWCPQLDVLAHKAVGCFFTHCGWNSTLEALSLGVPMVGMPQWTDQTTNAKYVEDVWGVGIRVRVDDKGIVRKEEVELCIREVMEGKRGEVIKKNSIKWKSLAKEAMDKGGSSDINIDEFVAQLVSK, encoded by the exons atggagaaggaaaagagagcTTGCAGAGGCCACGTCCTGGTGCTTCCATACCCAACCCAAGGCCACATAAACCCAACCCTCCAATTCTCTAAACGTTTAGTCTCAAAAGGCTTGAAAGCTACACTTGCTGTAACCATCTTCATCTCCAAGTCCATGAAATCTGAATCGAGTTCAGTAAGTATTGAAACCATCTCTGATGGCTTCGATGATGGTGGTTTCGCGAAAGCCGATAGCATCGAGACCTATCTCTCATGTTTACAAGAAAGAGGTTCACAAACCTTGACTGAGCTCATAAAGAAACAATCTGATTCAGGTTACCCTGTCAATTGCCTTGTGTACGACTCATTCTTACCATGGGTTTTGGATGTAGCCAAAGATTTTGGCTTGATTTCAGCTGTATTCTTCACTCAATCTTGTGCCGTTGATAACATCTATTGCCATGTCCAAAGGGGAGTTCTCACCATCCCACCACCGGCGGACCGGAGTACTTTTTCAGTTCCAGGGCTGCCACCACTTCAACTACAAGACTTGCCATCTTTTCTTTATGTAGTAGGATATTGTCCTGGTTACGCAGCAATGGTTGTGAATCAATTCTCTAATATAGATGAAGTAGATTGGGTTCTTGTGAACACCTTTGACAAATTGGAGAATGAG GTGGTGGATTGGATGGCAAAACTCTGGAGATTGCGGACGATTGGACCAACTATACCATCCATGTACCTTGACAAGAGGATTGAAGATGATAAAGACTACAATGTTAATCTCTTCAATCCTAACACTAGTATGTGCATGAACTGGTTAAATGATAGGGTAAGTGGAACTGTTGTGTATGTATCATTTGGGAGCTTGGCTAATCTTGGAGTTGAGCAAATGGAAGAACTAGCAGAAGGTTTGAAGAGGAGCAACAGTTACATCCTATGGGTAGTGAGGGCATCAGAGAGAGACAAGCTCAGTAACCAGTTTGTGGATGAAGCATCAGACAAGAGGTTGGTGGTGACATGGTGCCCTCAGTTAGATGTGTTAGCCCACAAGGCAGTAGGATGCTTTTTTACACACTGTGGTTGGAATTCTACTCTAGAGGCACTGAGCTTAGGGGTTCCTATGGTTGGAATGCCACAGTGGACAGATCAAACCACTAATGCAAAGTATGTTGAGGATGTTTGGGGAGTAGGAATCAGAGTTAGGGTTGATGATAAAGGGATTGTAAGAAAAGAAGAGGTAGAGCTATGTATAAGGGAAGTTATGGAGGGAAAGAGAGGGGAAGTGATTAAGAAGAATTCCATCAAATGGAAGAGTTTGGCTAAAGAAGCAATGGATAAAGGTGGAAGTTCAGACATTAATATTGATGAATTTGTAGCTCAATTAGTATCCAAATAA
- the LOC122075866 gene encoding 26S proteasome non-ATPase regulatory subunit 4 homolog gives MVLEATMICIDNSEWMRNGDYAPARFQAQADAVNLICGAKTQSNPENTVGVLTMAGKGVRVLVTPTSDLGKILACMHGLEIGGEMNLAAGIQVAQLALKHRQNKKQQQRIIVFAGSPVKHDKKLLEAIGRKLKKNSVSLDIVDFGEEDDGKPEKLEALLSAVNNNDSSHIVHVPAGPNALSDVLISTPIFTGDGEGGSGFAAAAAAAAAAGGVSGFDFGVDPNLDPELALALRVSMEEERARQEAAAKRAAEEASRQEKGEQPSNSQDTTMTDRGSIMAPEAGNKRNDLMDDETALLEQALAMSMDDPKSGHSADSDMSEATAVDQDLAFALQMSVQDNVNDSATQTEMTKALGDQSFVSSILASLPGVDPNDPSVKDLLASLQGQSEPKEEEKKPPNEEEK, from the exons ATGGTGCTCGAG GCTACCATGATCTGTATTGATAATTCTGAATGGATGAGAAATGGTGATTATGCACCTGCAAGGTTTCAAGCACAAGCTGATGCTGTGAATTTGATATGTGGAGCAAAAACACAG TCTAATCCGGAGAACACTGTGGGAGTTTTGACCATGGCAGGAAAAGGAGTACGTGTTTTGGTCACTCCTACGAGCGATCTGGGCAAGATCTTGGCATGCATGCATG GCTTAGAGATAGGAGGTGAGATGAACTTGGCTGCTGGGATTCAGGTAGCTCAGCTGGCTCTTAAGCATCGCCAAAACAAAAAGCAGCAACAAAGAATTATTGTTTTTGCTGGAAG TCCTGTCAAACATGACAAGAAATTATTGGAAGCAATAGgaaggaaattaaaaaagaatagtGTGTCTCTTGATATTGTTGATTTtggtgaagaagatgatgggaAGCCAGAGAAGCTGGAGGCTCTCCTTTCTGCTGTGAATAACAATGATAGCAGCCACATTGTTCATGTTCCTGCCGGTCCCAATGCTCTTTCTGATGTTCTTATAAG CACACCCATATTTACTGGAGATGGGGAAGGAGGAAGTGGTTTTGCAGCCGCTGCCGCAGCAGCAGCTGCAGCAGGGGGTGTGTCTGGATTTGACTTTGGTGTGGATCCCAACTTAGATCCTGAACTAGCTCTTGCCCTAAGGGTTTCAATGGAAGAGGAGAGGGCAAGGCAAGAAGCTGCTGCAAAAAGGGCTGCAGAGGAAGCTTCCAGACAAGAAAAAGGAGAACAGCCATCGAATTCACAGGATACAACTATGACTGACCGTGGTAGCATTATGGCTCCTGAAgcaggaaataaaagaaatgatcTAATG GATGATGAGACTGCATTATTAGAGCAGGCTCTTGCAATGTCCATGGATGATCCTAAGTCTGGTCACTCAGCGGATTCAGATATGTCTGAGGCAACTGCAGTGGATCAAGATTTGGCTTTTG CCCTTCAAATGTCTGTGCAAGATAATGTGAATGATTCAGCAACTCAGACAGAGATGACCAAGGCGTTGGGCGACCAGTCTTTTGTGTCGTCTATACTTGCTTCG CTTCCTGGAGTTGACCCAAATGACCCATCCGTGAAAGATTTGCTTGCATCACTGCAGGGCCAGTCTGAG ccaaaggaagaagagaagaagccacCAAATGAGGAGGAGAAGTGA